GCAGCACGACGGTCTCGGCGAGAGTCGCGAGGTCGCCGACCAGCGTCAGCAGCATCGCCACCACGGTCGTCGATGCGATCGCCACCCACGGGGTGCGCCGCCGCGGCAGCACCCGCCCCAGCGGTGCGGGGAGCAGACCCTGCTCGGCCATGCCGAACGCGAGCCGGCTGGCCATGATCATCGTCAGCAGAGCACCGTTGGCGACGGCGATCAGAGCGATGAGGCTGAACAGCCACGACGGCACGCTGACCCCGGTCGCCTCGACGACCGCCAGCAGGGGACCCGTCGACTTCTGCAGCTCGTCGGTCGGCAGGGCTGCAGCACTCGCGACGCCCACAAGCACGTAGACCACACCGGCGGTGACCAGGGCGCCGAACAGCGCCCGCGGATACACCCGACTGGGCCGCTTCACCTCTTCGATCACGTTCGCCGAGGTCTCGAACCCCACGAACGAGTAGTAGGCGACGATCGCGCCGCCCAGCACCGCGCCGGCGACGCCGACCCCCTCGGGCAGCTCGGTCGCTCGGCCGAGGTCTCCCCCACCCCCTCCGACGTATATGGCCACGACGACGATCACGATCACGAGTCCGGAGAGCTCGATGGCCGTCATCACGAGATTCGTGCCCATGGATTCGCGGATGCCTCTCGCGTTGAGCAGTCCCACGAGAACGAGGAACACCATCGCCGCAGGGATCACCGGCACGTCGATGAAGGTGGCCAGGTAGTCGCCCGAGAACGCGATGGCGAGGCCCGCCGCGCTCACCACGCCGGCCGCGAGCATGCTGAACCCGACCAGGAACGACAGCAGGGGGCTGCGGAACGCGCGCTCGGCGAACACGGCCGCTCCCCCGGCCCGCGGATACTTGGTCACCAGCTCGGCGTACGAGCCCGCGGTGAGCAGCGCCAGCAGCAGCGCGACGATCAGGGGTGCCCACAGCATGCCGCCCGCGCTCTCGGACAGCACACCCATGAGGGCGTAGATCCCCGCGCCCAGCACATCGCCGAGGATGAAGGCGAACAGCATCGGGCCGCTGATCGCGCGGCGCAGGCGGGGAGAGCTCTCGGTGGTGTCCATCCCCCGACGCTACGGAGAGTGCGCCGCCGGCGCACCCCCTTGACACCTGCTCGGCTGCACCGATAGCCGCACGGGCGGCCGGGGCTCAGGCCGTCGCGTCGGCCTCGCGACGAGGCAGCACCCAGCCCGCACGCGGGAAGTGGCACGTGTAGCCGTTCGGGTACCGCACGAGGTAGTCCTGATGCTCGGGCTCGGCCTCCCAGAACGGCGCGGCGGGCTCAATGGTCGTGACGGCTGGGCCCGGCCATAGACCCGAGGCATCGACATCCGCGATGGTCTCGCGCGCCACGCGCTCTTGTTCGGCGTCGAGGGGGAAGATCGCCGAGCGATAGCTGGTGCCGATGTCGTTGCCCTGGCGGTTCAGGGTCGAGGGGTCGTGGATCTGGAAGAAGAAGGCCAGGATGTCGCGATACGTGGTCTGCGCAGGGTCGTAGACGATCTCGAGCGCCTCTGCGTGACCGGGGTGGTTGCGATAGGTGGCGTGATCGTTCTCACCGCCGGTGTACCCGACCCGCGTGGCGAGAACACCGGGCTGGCGACGCACCAGATCCTCACATACCCCAGAAACAGCCGCCCGCGAGCACCGCCGTCTCAGCGCCGTCGCGGCGGGTGATCTCTCCGGTGTCGCTGGTTCCGCTGGTCATGCTCGTCTCCTCTTGATCGAATCCGGATGCCCGGGTCTTCCATTCTGCCCTCGTCGGGCCTGCCGAGGGCCGGTCTCGGCGCCGACTGCCCGGGAATGCAGGGCTCGGCGTCTAGGTTGGTGCTGAGAGCCGCACGGCGGCGGGTCCCGGCATCCGAGGAGAGAAATGCGCCCCTATCTCGACAAGTCCGCTCCCGAGGTCTGGAAGGCCGCGGGCGACTACTCTCGCGCTGTGGCAGGCGAAGCCGAGCGCCGCGGCCTGACGCTGCAGGAGAGCGAGTTCATCAAGATCCGCACCTCTCAGCTGAACGCCTGCGCGTTCTGCCTCGATCTGCACACGCGCGAGGCCCGAAGCGCCGGAATCCCGCAGCAGAAGATCGATCTTCTGCCGGCATGGCGTGACACGAGCCTCTTCTCTGAGCGAGAGAACGCGGTGCTGGCGATCGCGGAGGCTGCGACCCGTCTGCCGCTCACGGAGGAGTCGAAGGCCGATCTGTCAGGTGCTCATGCCGTTCTCGGCGACGAGGCGTTCGCCGCCGCGGAATGGGTTGCGCTGACCATCAACATGTTCAACAGGATCTCGATCCTCAGCGAGCATCCGGTGCGCCCACGCAACGACAACGGAAAGGTGCTGTCATGACCGAGGAGCGATTTGAAGTCCGCGAGGTTCCCGACCAGTCGCACTACGTGCTGATCGACCGCGGGCCGGACGGCACGCTGTCGGATGAGATCGGCGAGGTGTCGTACGCCGACGTGGGCGACGAGCGGGTGCTGTACCACACCGGCGTCTCTGAGGCGTACAGCGGGAAGGGGCTGGGGTCGAAGCTGGTGCGCGCCGTCGTCGACGACATCGTAGCCGCCGGCAAACGCATCGTCCCGGTCTGCCCCTATGTCGCGGCGTGGCTTCCCAAGCATCCGCAGTACGCCGATCACGTCGTCGAGCGCCGCAGCGAGCACGGCGCGGCGGTCAAGGCTCTGACCGACTGAGAGGCATGATCATGATCATCGCCGCGCTCGTCCTCGCCGCTCTGGCGGCGCTGCTGCACGTCTACATCTTCTACATGGAGTCGATCGCGTGGACCAGTCCACGGGTGCGCTCGACCTTCGGCACCTCGCTGGAGGAGGCGCAGGCGACGAAGGAGATGGCGTACAACCAGGGGTTCTACAACCTGTTCCTCGCGCTGATCACCGCGATCGGCATCGCGCTCATCGTCAACGGAGCCGCAGACGCGGGAGCCGCGCTCGTCTACGCCGGTGCCGGCTCGATGGCCGCCGCCGCGACGGTGCTCTTCGCCTCCAGCAGTGACAAGCGCGGCGCCGCGCTGACGCAGGGCGTGCTGCCGCTGCTGACCGTCATCTCCCTGACGATCGGTCTCGCGCTGCGGGGTTGAGCTACTCGCGCGGGCGCAGCCGCACCGTCGGCAGCGGCGGAGCCGGCAGCGGGGCGAGCTGACCGTCGGGATAGGGACCGAACAGCGCAGGCTTCCCCATATCGCGCGGGTCGGCGCTCTCGAACCCGAGCTCCGCCTGGTAGCGCCGGCGGAACTCCTCGATCTCGTCGTGGCTGCGCCCGATGAAGTTCCACCACATCACGATCTGCTCGCCCAGCGGCACGCCGCCCAGCAGGATCACGCGCGCGCCCTCGGGTCCCGCGGTGATCTGCATCGTGTCAGCGCCGGTGGGCACGTAGCCGAGCTCGCGATGCTGCACTGCGGCGTCGTTGACGGCGATGGATCCGGTCTCGGCGAGGGCCGCGTGCTCGAAGTCGCGACGAACCGGCAGCGTGACACTCGCGCCGGGTTCGAGAAGAAGCTCGGCACCGAGCATGTCCGGGGTTCGTGTGTCGACCGGCGAGATGGAGCCGAGCAGCGAGCCGATGAACACCCGGATGCTCGCGCCGGGCCGTTCGACGCACTCGGGCACGTAGTGCGCGAAGCCGTGCTCGGAGAACCTGGTGGCATCCGGGAGGGCATACCAGAGCTGCACTCCGTGCAGCACCGTCGTCTCGGGGGTGCTGATCTCCTGATGGGTGATCCCCTGACCCGCGATCATGAGGTTGAGCTCACCCGGGAGCACCGCTGCCGCGACGCCGTTCGAGTCGAGGTGGTCGATGCGCCCGGTGAAGAGCCACGACACCGTGGCGAGTCCGGTGTGCGGATGCCGCGGCACCTTCATGCCGCCTGTCTCGGCGACGTCATCCGGGCCGTAGTGATCGAGAAAGCACCACGCGCCGACGAGCGAGCGGCGCTTCTGCGGAAGGGTGCGGTAGACCGTCATCGCCCGGATGCCGCCGAGCGGCACCTCACGAGGTGTGAGCACCTCCACCGCGGTGCACGGCTCGCCCGGGTCGAGAACGCTCAGCGGCGGGTTCTTCTCGAGGTTGGTCATCGCGGCTCCTGAGTCTGTTGCGACTGCGTGCGGGATGCAGTCAGCGTAGCCGCGATCCACATGAATGGGTCCCTGGGCGGTGCAGCCGCGACGGCGGCACATCGGATGCCGCGAGGTCAACCCCCTCCTCGGCGCAGGGCTCAGCGCCGACTCTGGGGAGATGACGTGGGCATGATCCGCCCACCAGACGTCAGGAGGCGAGATGAGCACACCCAATTCGGATCCTCGTGACCGCGAAGCCGCAGCCGTGTCCGCCGAGCGAGGACCCACCCAGCGCGAAGAGGCGCTGGAGCGGGAGCAGGAGCGGTTCGGCGGCTTCAAGTGGGGATCGGCCTTCTTCGGCTGGCTCACGGCGACCGGCACGGCGGTTCTGCTGACGGCGCTTCTGGGTGCGGTCGGGGCCGGCCTCGGTCTCGGTGTCACCGAGGGCGACGTCGAAGACGCCGCGCAGGAGATCGGGGCGAATGCTCAGACGGTCACCATCATCGGCGCGATCGCCCTGGCCGTCCTGCTGTTCATCGCCTACTACTGCGGCGGCTACGTCGCCGGTCGGATGGCACGGTTCTCCGGGGCGAAGCAGGGCCTGGCCGTCTGGATCTGGGCCATCGTCATCGCGATCGTGGTGGCCGTCATCGCCGCGGTGGCCGGTTCGCAGTTCAATGTGCTCGGTCAGCTGAACAGCTTCCCCCGCATCCCCGTGGATGAGGGCAGCCTGACTGTCACCGGCATCGTCACCGCGATCGTCGTGGCTCTGGTCAGTCTGGGCGGCGCGATCCTCGGCGGCATCGGCGGAATGCGCTACCACCGCCGGGTCGACCGCGTAGGACTCGGACGCTGAACCGCCGGCGACAGAGAGAGGACAACCCATGATCGAGGCACACAGGATCAACAGCCTGTTCGACGCGGACGTCGTCGACGCAGACGGATCGAGGATCGGCACGGTGAAGCATGTGTACGTCGATCCGGAAGGCGGTCAGCCGCTGTTCGCCGGTGTCGCCACCGGCTGGTTCGGCAGATCGGAGTCGTTCGTGCCGCTGCGCGACGCCGACTTCGACGGCGAGACGCTGCACGTGCAGCACGATAAGGACACGGTCAAGCACGCGCCCCGCATCGATGCCGACGGTGCTCTGACCGACGACGACATCGATCGCATCCACGACTACTACGACGACAGCGACTCCGACACGCGCGATGCCGCCTCGGTCGAGTCCGCCGCTGTGGACCAGCGACCCGCGCGCAAGCGGATCCGCGTGCACAGGTACGTCATCACGGACCAGCGGACGGCCACCGCTTCTGCCACGCAGCACGACGCAGCGTCGGATCGTGGCCGGGTCGTCGACGAGACACGGTACGAGACGGTCGAGGACCCGGGTCCGGACCGGCTCGACGAATCGCGAGTGAGCGCAGCGGACGAGTCGCGCGATCGCGGAGGCGACGAGCTGCGGCGCCATCGCGAGTGAGCGCGACGGCGCCGCAGGGCGACTCGGCATATCGCTGTCAGTCGTCGATGTCGCTGAGCAGGTCTTTCAGAGCCTTCTCGATCGACGTGTGATCGTACTTGCCCGCCCTGCTCTCGGCCGAGATCACCGCGCACCGGTGCAGACGGCGGAAGTCGCCGTACGGAAAGCTGTACCGGCCCTTCGTGCCCTCGGTGGCGCTGGTGTCCTCGCCCAGATGCCAGAGCGCGAACTCGTCCATGCCGCGCTTGTCGATGAACGCGTTCTCATCGTCCGTGCTCGGCGCATGCTCGCTCCAGTCGTCGCGTTGGTCTCGGACGACGTCGCCCTTGCGCAGCAGTCCTCGGGCGTGCTCGAGAGCCTTCTTGTTCAGCTGGGTGGCCATGGTCTTCTCCCCTTCGCTCGTGCGTGCCTGCTCCACATTGCGACAGCGGGGCGGCGACCCGAAGGCCCTGGCGGGTGCGGAGGACGGATGCTAGGCACGCGGCGCGCATTCGATCCGATCCGGTTCTGACTCCGAACCACTCATCAAGCGGCCCTCGGGGCCGATCGGAGGATCGGGGAGCAATGTCGAAGCAGAATCGTCAGGGCACGTTCATCGTCTTCGCCGCGATCGCGGGAGTGGTCAGTGGTCTGGTGTTCCTCGCGGCGGCAGAGCTGTCGGCGCTGCTGGTCGCCAGGGAT
The window above is part of the Microbacterium sp. nov. GSS16 genome. Proteins encoded here:
- a CDS encoding APC family permease, whose product is MDTTESSPRLRRAISGPMLFAFILGDVLGAGIYALMGVLSESAGGMLWAPLIVALLLALLTAGSYAELVTKYPRAGGAAVFAERAFRSPLLSFLVGFSMLAAGVVSAAGLAIAFSGDYLATFIDVPVIPAAMVFLVLVGLLNARGIRESMGTNLVMTAIELSGLVIVIVVVAIYVGGGGGDLGRATELPEGVGVAGAVLGGAIVAYYSFVGFETSANVIEEVKRPSRVYPRALFGALVTAGVVYVLVGVASAAALPTDELQKSTGPLLAVVEATGVSVPSWLFSLIALIAVANGALLTMIMASRLAFGMAEQGLLPAPLGRVLPRRRTPWVAIASTTVVAMLLTLVGDLATLAETVVLLLLLVFISANVSVLVLRRDRVQHEHFRVWTFVPVLGVISCLVLLSQQRPIVWLFAAILLAVGVILWLSTRRFAGEPVADRPDEIAAER
- a CDS encoding carboxymuconolactone decarboxylase family protein — encoded protein: MRPYLDKSAPEVWKAAGDYSRAVAGEAERRGLTLQESEFIKIRTSQLNACAFCLDLHTREARSAGIPQQKIDLLPAWRDTSLFSERENAVLAIAEAATRLPLTEESKADLSGAHAVLGDEAFAAAEWVALTINMFNRISILSEHPVRPRNDNGKVLS
- a CDS encoding GNAT family N-acetyltransferase; its protein translation is MTEERFEVREVPDQSHYVLIDRGPDGTLSDEIGEVSYADVGDERVLYHTGVSEAYSGKGLGSKLVRAVVDDIVAAGKRIVPVCPYVAAWLPKHPQYADHVVERRSEHGAAVKALTD
- a CDS encoding DUF1304 domain-containing protein, producing MIIAALVLAALAALLHVYIFYMESIAWTSPRVRSTFGTSLEEAQATKEMAYNQGFYNLFLALITAIGIALIVNGAADAGAALVYAGAGSMAAAATVLFASSSDKRGAALTQGVLPLLTVISLTIGLALRG
- a CDS encoding pirin family protein; its protein translation is MTNLEKNPPLSVLDPGEPCTAVEVLTPREVPLGGIRAMTVYRTLPQKRRSLVGAWCFLDHYGPDDVAETGGMKVPRHPHTGLATVSWLFTGRIDHLDSNGVAAAVLPGELNLMIAGQGITHQEISTPETTVLHGVQLWYALPDATRFSEHGFAHYVPECVERPGASIRVFIGSLLGSISPVDTRTPDMLGAELLLEPGASVTLPVRRDFEHAALAETGSIAVNDAAVQHRELGYVPTGADTMQITAGPEGARVILLGGVPLGEQIVMWWNFIGRSHDEIEEFRRRYQAELGFESADPRDMGKPALFGPYPDGQLAPLPAPPLPTVRLRPRE
- a CDS encoding PRC-barrel domain-containing protein produces the protein MIEAHRINSLFDADVVDADGSRIGTVKHVYVDPEGGQPLFAGVATGWFGRSESFVPLRDADFDGETLHVQHDKDTVKHAPRIDADGALTDDDIDRIHDYYDDSDSDTRDAASVESAAVDQRPARKRIRVHRYVITDQRTATASATQHDAASDRGRVVDETRYETVEDPGPDRLDESRVSAADESRDRGGDELRRHRE